GCGCGTGATGAACAAAGAGGTGATTACGGTTATGAAAATTAGAACTCTTGGCCGTCATGCGACTGAAAGCTTTAAGAGTATCGGCAGGAATGGCTGGATGACGTTTGCCTCAGTTAGTGCGGTAACGGTAACGCTCATTTTAGTCGGTGTCTTTTTCGTGATTATGATGAATCTTAATAAAGTGGCCGAAACCATTGAAGAGGACGTACAAATTCGCGTTCATATCGATGTTGCTGCGAATGCAGAGGACCAGCAGAAGTTAAAAAGTGAGATAGAAAATATTTCAGAAGTACAGAGTGTTAAGTTTTCATCCAAGGAGCAGGAGCTTGAAGAGTTAATTAAGAGTATGGGTGAGGATGGACAAGCATTCAAACTATTTGAACAAGATAATCCACTTAACGATGTATTTATCGTAAAAACGAAAAATCCACAGGATACAATGAAGGCAGCGAATCAAATTGGAAAACTTCAGTATGTAACGAAGGCTGTTTACGGTAAGGGAACCGTTGAAAAACTATTTAACTTTATTAAAGCAAGCCGAAATGTCGGCATTGTATTAATTGCAGGTTTATTTTTCACAGCAGTATTCCTAATTTCGAACACGATAAAAATTACAATCATTGCTAGACGTAGAGAAATTAAGATTATGAGACTGGTAGGAGCAACAAACAATTTTATTAGGTGGCCATTTTTCCTCGAAGGATTATGGCTAGGTATTCTTGGAGCAATCCTGCCAATTATCTTAATCTCAATTGCATACTATAACGCTTATGAATATCTAGCGCCAAAATTAGTTGGTAACTTTATTCAAATTCTTCCGTTTAATCCGTTTGTTTACCAGGTGTCAGGGGTTTTAATTTTAATGGGCGCCTTAATCGGAGTTTGGGGAAGTGTAATGTCAGTTAGAAAGTTCTTAAAGGTATAAATGAATTTTTTCAGGAAGGGCAGTGAAAGATGTCCTTCCTGATTACTGTGATGGATTCACACTTACATAAATAGAAAATAGGGAGGAGAAATTGGACTTTGAAAAAACAAATACTAACTACGGCCGTTGCAGGAACAATTTTGATGAGCAATTTTTTTGGTGGGTTTGCTGAAGCGGCTTCGATTTCAAGTTTAAAGGATCAGCAAAATCAAATTGAAAAAGAAAAGTCGGAAATATCATCAACTATAAATGATGCTGATAAACAGATTAATAGTTTAAATGAACAGCAGTCTGATGTGAAAGAACAAATGACACGCATTGATATGGCCATCGGTGATACACATAAGAAAATTAGCGATAAAACAGCTGAATTGGAGGAAACCAAGGCCGAAATTACTAGACTCCAAGAAGAAATAAAAGTTACAAAAGAGAGAATTGAAAAGCGAAATGAGCTTTTGAAGGAGCGAGCCCGTAACTATCAAGAAACAGGCGGAATGGTTAGTTACCTTGATGTATTAATGGGCTCACAGAACTTCAGTGACTTTATTGACCGTGCCAATGCGGTGGCAACAATCATGGAGGCAGACCAGGATATTTTAAAACAGCATGAAGCGGATAAAAAGAGTCTAGAGGAAAATCAAGCCAAGCTAGAAGAAGAGCTTGCGAGTGTCCAGACCATGCTTGCTGATTTAGATAAGTTAAATCAACAATTGAATGCCCAAAGGGCGGAACAGGATCAGTTATTAGCTACTCTTGAACAGCAAGAAGAAGAAATTCATGAGCATAAAATGGAACTTCAAGAAGAGGCTCAATTACTTGCTGCACAATCTGCAGCCATCCAAAAAGCCATTGCACTTGAACAGAAACGTCAAGAGGAAGCAGCAGCTGCCGCTGCCGCCGCTGCTGCTGCCGCGGCAAATAATAATTCAGGCTCAGGGAACGGTGGAGGAGAAAGTACCTCTCCACAACCACCAACTGCACCAGTATCAAGTGGAGCATTCACCATGCCAGCGAATGGAACCTTTACATCAGGTTTTGGCGGTCGATGGGGCGCAACGCATTTTGGAATTGATATAGCAAATCGTGCAGCAGGTGTACCAATTTGGGCTGCGGCTGACGGTGTCGTCATTCAATCCTATTTATCTAGCAGTTATGGAAACGTTGTTTTTATTGCCCATTCGATAAATGGTCAGACATATACTACGGTATATGCTCATATGGAAACTCGTTTCGTTAGCTCCGGAGCTGTTGTGAGAAAGGGCCAGCAAATTGGAATTATGGGCAATACCGGTGAATCTACCGGCAAACATTTGCATTTTGAACTTCATAGAGGGGAATGGAATTCTAGTAAGAGTAATGCAATTAATCCAGTCGGAATTGTACCAATGCCATAATAAGATTAAGGGAGAAGCCATGCTTCTTCCTTTTTTTGTACCCAAAAGCTGAACCTGAACTTTAAGGCATAACTCGTCCATACCTTACATAATAGTTAATAAACGGGCAGGAAAGAGACACTATTTTTCAATAATGATCGTCAATAGATGCTGCACATGAGGGGGAACGGGATGAACAGAAAATGGATTGCCCTAATGATGGTTGGATCGCTTCTAACGGGAGCGGGGGGCACATATGCTGGAATGCAATGGTTTGATAGAACAGAGGAAAACACGGTCCTTGAACAGACATTAACCCGAACAGAAACAGTTGTAACAGGCCAGCCTGATACAGAGAACCTTGCAAAGGTTAATCAGGCCTATGAGTTAATCTTGAGCCGTTATGTTGAAAAGGTAGACAGTGACACCCTGGTGGAGGGAGCCATTCAAGGAATGCTAACCGTCTTAGATGATCCCTATTCTGTATATATGAATAAGGAAACAGCACAGCAATTCAATCAAGCTTTAGAATCTTCCTTTGAAGGTATTGGTGCAGAAGTGGGGATGGTCGACGGAAAAATTGTTATTATATCACCATTTAAAAATTCTCCAGCTGAAAAAGCGGGCCTGAAGCCGAATGATGAAATATTAAAAGTAGATGGCAAGAGTGTTGAAGGTCTTGACCTTAATAAAGCGACGTTAAAGATACGCGGGAAAAAAGGAACAAAGGTAACGTTGGAAATCGGACGGAAGGGCCTGAAGGAATCTCTTACGATTAAAGTAACTCGTGATGAAATTCCACTGGAAACCATTCATTCCGCTGTTAAAAAACAAGATGGAAAAAATATCGGTTATATTGAAATTACTTCTTTCTCCCAAGATACTGCGGCCGATTTTAAAGAGGAACTAACCTCCTTAGAGAAGAAAGATATTGAAGGCCTAATCATAGATGTCCGTGGAAACCCTGGAGGTTTGCTAGTAAGTGTCGAGGATATCCTAAAAGAATTTGTAACAAAGGATAAGCCGATTATTCAAATTGAACAAAGGAATGGGGATAAAGAACGTCATTTCTCCACTCTTACAGAGAAAAAAGAATATCCAGTTGCTGTCCTCATTAATAAAGGCAGTGCATCAGCCTCAGAAATATTGGCAGGAGCCTTAAAAGAAGCTGCTGGTTACCAATTGGTCGGAGAAACCACTTTTGGTAAGGGAACGGTACAGCAGGCTGTTCCGATGGGGGATGGCAGCAATATTAAGCTGACACTATATAAGTGGCTGACACCGGATGGTAATTGGATCCACAAAAAAGGGATTCAACCGGACGTAGAAGTCAAACAACCAGCCATTTTTGATACGCATCCGCTTCAAGTTGAAGAACCGCTTAAAGAGGATATGAATAATGAACAGATCAAAAATGCACAAGAAATATTGGCTGGTTTAGGGTTTACTCCAGGACGTACAGATGGTTATTTTAGTTCTGAAACAAGTACAGCAGTTAAAGCCTTCCAGCAAAACCACAATCTTGAGCCAACTGGGAAAATTGATGCAAAAACGGCTGCTAAGCTTGAAGAAGAGGCACTAAAAGAAATGAAAAAAGAGAAAAACGACATCCAGCTGCAAACGGCATTGAGACTAATTTTAAAATAAACACGAAAACAGAGACATCTGTCTCTGTTTTTATTTGCGACAAAAAAAATAAGAACTAGTTGGTTATGTCGAGAATTTCCATGGAAATATTGTTGAATACCAAAGAATTAACAAATAACCAAGATAAACATTTACTAATGTGCATCTGTTCCCCTGATAATTCGACATTTTTTTATTTTTTCAAGAAACTAGCAATAGGTTTTACTCCTCAATTTTGGTAAAATAAACTTTAGAGCAAGATTAGTAGAATTTATGATAGAGGCAGGTGGCAGAAATTGGTGCAATTATGGCTTTATGAGCTGTTAAAAGGGACAGGAAGACTCTTTCTTCATCCTATTTTTTACTATCTCATTTTCCTATCAGGAATTCTGGGAGTTTCAAGAGTAAAACGAGAACGCAA
This genomic stretch from Neobacillus niacini harbors:
- the ftsX gene encoding permease-like cell division protein FtsX; translated protein: MKIRTLGRHATESFKSIGRNGWMTFASVSAVTVTLILVGVFFVIMMNLNKVAETIEEDVQIRVHIDVAANAEDQQKLKSEIENISEVQSVKFSSKEQELEELIKSMGEDGQAFKLFEQDNPLNDVFIVKTKNPQDTMKAANQIGKLQYVTKAVYGKGTVEKLFNFIKASRNVGIVLIAGLFFTAVFLISNTIKITIIARRREIKIMRLVGATNNFIRWPFFLEGLWLGILGAILPIILISIAYYNAYEYLAPKLVGNFIQILPFNPFVYQVSGVLILMGALIGVWGSVMSVRKFLKV
- a CDS encoding murein hydrolase activator EnvC family protein, translating into MKKQILTTAVAGTILMSNFFGGFAEAASISSLKDQQNQIEKEKSEISSTINDADKQINSLNEQQSDVKEQMTRIDMAIGDTHKKISDKTAELEETKAEITRLQEEIKVTKERIEKRNELLKERARNYQETGGMVSYLDVLMGSQNFSDFIDRANAVATIMEADQDILKQHEADKKSLEENQAKLEEELASVQTMLADLDKLNQQLNAQRAEQDQLLATLEQQEEEIHEHKMELQEEAQLLAAQSAAIQKAIALEQKRQEEAAAAAAAAAAAAANNNSGSGNGGGESTSPQPPTAPVSSGAFTMPANGTFTSGFGGRWGATHFGIDIANRAAGVPIWAAADGVVIQSYLSSSYGNVVFIAHSINGQTYTTVYAHMETRFVSSGAVVRKGQQIGIMGNTGESTGKHLHFELHRGEWNSSKSNAINPVGIVPMP
- a CDS encoding S41 family peptidase; the protein is MNRKWIALMMVGSLLTGAGGTYAGMQWFDRTEENTVLEQTLTRTETVVTGQPDTENLAKVNQAYELILSRYVEKVDSDTLVEGAIQGMLTVLDDPYSVYMNKETAQQFNQALESSFEGIGAEVGMVDGKIVIISPFKNSPAEKAGLKPNDEILKVDGKSVEGLDLNKATLKIRGKKGTKVTLEIGRKGLKESLTIKVTRDEIPLETIHSAVKKQDGKNIGYIEITSFSQDTAADFKEELTSLEKKDIEGLIIDVRGNPGGLLVSVEDILKEFVTKDKPIIQIEQRNGDKERHFSTLTEKKEYPVAVLINKGSASASEILAGALKEAAGYQLVGETTFGKGTVQQAVPMGDGSNIKLTLYKWLTPDGNWIHKKGIQPDVEVKQPAIFDTHPLQVEEPLKEDMNNEQIKNAQEILAGLGFTPGRTDGYFSSETSTAVKAFQQNHNLEPTGKIDAKTAAKLEEEALKEMKKEKNDIQLQTALRLILK